A single window of Halobacterium jilantaiense DNA harbors:
- a CDS encoding 30S ribosomal protein S4 gives MALPGENTKFYETPNHPYQGERIAEESDLLSRYGLKNKEELWRAQSELRDYRREARRLLGQTGTASGEEFVSRLKRIGILSSEESLDDVLSLEVTDVLERRLQTVVYREGLANTVGQARQFVNHGHITVDDSRVTEPSYTVPVDEEDALAFDETSDLTDELHPARAGAQE, from the coding sequence ATGGCGCTCCCGGGCGAGAACACCAAGTTCTACGAGACGCCGAACCACCCCTACCAGGGCGAGCGCATCGCAGAGGAGTCCGACCTCCTCTCGCGCTACGGCCTGAAGAACAAAGAGGAACTCTGGCGAGCGCAGTCCGAACTGCGCGACTACCGCCGCGAGGCGCGACGCCTGCTCGGACAGACCGGCACGGCGTCCGGCGAGGAGTTCGTCTCCCGCCTGAAGCGCATCGGCATCCTCTCTTCGGAGGAGAGCCTCGACGACGTCCTGTCGCTGGAAGTCACGGACGTCCTCGAGCGACGCCTCCAGACGGTCGTCTACCGCGAAGGCCTGGCGAACACGGTGGGGCAGGCCCGCCAGTTCGTCAACCACGGCCACATCACGGTCGACGACAGCCGCGTCACGGAGCCGTCCTACACGGTCCCCGTCGACGAGGAGGACGCCCTCGCGTTCGACGAAACGAGCGACCTCACCGACGAACTGCACCCGGCTCGCGCCGGTGCTCAGGAGTGA
- a CDS encoding VOC family protein, producing the protein MRPVIDHVPFTGASLDALVERFETAGFDPRYGGEHPGAGTEMSMLVFPDGSYVELVAPTQAETGWWGEFFDAADPLAGPSDWCVETGSVHAECQRLIDHDVEIHGPSRGRRERPDGTTVEWDSAFLDPDDRHLLPFLVSDRTPREYRVPDADNFGAPVSGVDCVVLAVPDLEAALDRFQRLYRFPDPNRDYDDEFGDLAAFPGQDVVLSEPSSGWVADRVDQFGPVPTTVLLTADVDDARHRHPLDGGREWFDRRVRMIDGLDGYLGVVSR; encoded by the coding sequence ATGCGACCGGTCATCGACCACGTGCCGTTCACGGGGGCGTCGCTCGACGCTCTCGTCGAGCGGTTCGAGACGGCGGGGTTCGACCCCAGGTACGGCGGCGAACACCCCGGTGCCGGCACGGAGATGTCGATGCTCGTCTTCCCGGACGGCTCGTACGTCGAACTCGTCGCGCCCACCCAGGCCGAGACAGGCTGGTGGGGCGAGTTCTTCGACGCCGCCGACCCCCTCGCCGGGCCGAGTGACTGGTGTGTGGAGACCGGGAGCGTCCACGCCGAGTGCCAGCGGCTGATCGACCACGACGTCGAAATCCACGGCCCCAGCCGGGGTCGCCGGGAGCGTCCCGACGGAACGACTGTCGAGTGGGACTCGGCGTTCCTCGACCCCGACGACCGCCACCTGCTCCCGTTCCTCGTGAGCGACCGCACTCCGCGCGAGTACCGGGTGCCGGACGCCGACAACTTCGGTGCACCCGTCTCCGGCGTCGACTGTGTCGTGCTCGCGGTGCCGGATCTGGAGGCCGCACTCGACCGCTTCCAGCGGCTCTACCGGTTCCCCGACCCGAACCGCGACTACGACGACGAGTTCGGCGACCTCGCCGCGTTCCCCGGACAGGACGTCGTGCTCTCCGAGCCTTCCTCTGGCTGGGTCGCCGACCGCGTCGACCAGTTCGGCCCCGTCCCCACGACGGTGCTGCTCACCGCGGACGTCGACGACGCCCGCCACCGCCACCCGCTCGACGGCGGCCGCGAGTGGTTCGACCGCCGCGTCCGCATGATCGACGGACTGGACGGCTACCTCGGTGTCGTCTCCCGATAG
- a CDS encoding DNA-directed RNA polymerase subunit D has product MSSQDFDVEFVDRDDREARFVVRNITPAFANGIRRAILADVPTLSIDTVRFVENSSVMFDEQLGLRLGLVPLTTPEDYEAGESVTLALDVEGPGTAYSGDLVSNDPEVEPADENIPIIELKDDQRLELEADAVMGYGRDHAKHQGGVAVGYRHLQQINVVGDSSEYADDEPRMLRGVIEEDGELVPTDDFDHDLTNRYPGKEVEVEDVPGAFVFHVESDGSMPVEELVLRAVDTLVDRADELEQAVQL; this is encoded by the coding sequence ATGAGTAGCCAGGACTTCGACGTCGAATTCGTCGACCGCGACGACCGGGAGGCCCGGTTCGTCGTTCGGAACATCACGCCCGCATTCGCGAACGGGATTCGTCGCGCGATTCTCGCGGACGTCCCGACGCTGTCCATCGACACCGTGCGGTTCGTGGAGAATTCGAGCGTGATGTTCGACGAGCAGCTCGGGCTGCGACTCGGACTCGTTCCGTTGACGACGCCCGAGGACTACGAGGCGGGCGAGTCGGTCACGCTCGCGCTCGACGTCGAGGGTCCGGGCACCGCGTACTCCGGCGACCTCGTGAGCAACGACCCCGAGGTCGAACCGGCAGACGAGAACATCCCCATCATCGAGCTGAAAGACGACCAGCGCCTCGAACTGGAGGCCGACGCCGTGATGGGCTATGGCCGCGACCACGCCAAACACCAGGGCGGGGTGGCGGTGGGCTACCGACACCTGCAACAAATCAACGTTGTGGGTGACAGCTCCGAGTACGCGGACGACGAACCCCGGATGCTCCGGGGCGTCATCGAGGAGGACGGCGAACTGGTGCCGACCGACGACTTCGACCACGACCTGACGAACCGGTACCCCGGCAAGGAGGTCGAGGTCGAGGACGTCCCCGGCGCGTTCGTCTTCCACGTCGAATCCGACGGCTCGATGCCCGTTGAAGAACTGGTGCTGCGGGCGGTCGACACCCTGGTCGACCGCGCGGACGAACTCGAACAGGCAGTCCAACTGTAA
- the rpsB gene encoding 30S ribosomal protein S2 — protein sequence MSENESDTEADLEDAPDETADDADVEAAAESEAQTDEQTEAEEPEPESTATEDVMSDEEADLLIPVEDYLGAGVHIGTQQKTKDMDRFIHRVRTDGLYVLDVSKTDDRIRTAADFLENYDPEQILVTSSRQYGRFPAEKFAEAVGARARTGRFIPGTLTNPDYDGYIEPDVLVVTDPIGDSQAVKEAITVGIPVIAMCDSNNQTGNVDLVVPTNNKGRRALSVVYWLLANETLDRRGAEPTYALEDFEDGL from the coding sequence ATGAGCGAGAACGAATCCGACACCGAGGCCGACCTCGAGGACGCGCCCGACGAGACGGCGGACGACGCCGACGTCGAGGCGGCGGCCGAGAGCGAGGCCCAGACAGACGAACAGACAGAAGCCGAGGAGCCCGAGCCGGAGTCCACGGCGACGGAGGACGTGATGTCCGACGAGGAGGCCGACCTCCTCATCCCCGTCGAGGACTACCTTGGAGCGGGCGTCCACATCGGTACCCAGCAGAAGACGAAGGACATGGACCGGTTCATCCACCGCGTCCGCACGGACGGCCTGTACGTCCTCGACGTCTCGAAGACCGACGACCGTATTCGTACGGCGGCGGACTTCCTGGAGAACTACGACCCTGAGCAGATTCTGGTGACGTCGAGTCGCCAGTACGGCCGATTCCCCGCGGAGAAGTTCGCGGAGGCCGTCGGGGCGCGCGCCCGCACCGGGCGCTTCATCCCGGGGACGCTGACGAACCCGGACTACGACGGCTACATCGAGCCGGACGTCCTCGTGGTCACTGACCCGATCGGTGACTCGCAGGCCGTCAAGGAGGCGATCACGGTCGGCATCCCCGTGATCGCGATGTGTGACTCCAACAACCAGACCGGGAACGTCGACCTGGTCGTGCCGACGAACAACAAGGGTCGTCGCGCACTGTCCGTGGTCTACTGGCTGCTCGCGAACGAGACCCTCGACCGGCGCGGCGCGGAGCCGACCTACGCCCTCGAGGACTTCGAAGACGGCCTGTAG
- a CDS encoding 30S ribosomal protein S11 → MADDTKWGIAHVHASFNNTIMTVTDETGAETLAKSSGGSVVKQNRDEASPYAAMQMAEKLAEEVLDQGIEKVHVRVRGPGGNLQRSPGPGAQAAIRALARAGLEIGRIEDVTPIPHDGTRPPKNSGY, encoded by the coding sequence ATGGCTGACGACACCAAATGGGGCATCGCGCACGTCCACGCCTCCTTCAACAACACCATCATGACCGTGACGGACGAGACGGGCGCAGAGACGCTCGCGAAGTCCAGTGGCGGTTCCGTGGTGAAGCAGAACCGGGACGAGGCGTCGCCGTACGCCGCGATGCAGATGGCAGAAAAGCTCGCAGAGGAAGTACTCGATCAGGGCATCGAGAAGGTCCACGTCCGGGTTCGCGGTCCCGGCGGGAACCTCCAGCGGAGCCCGGGCCCGGGTGCGCAGGCCGCGATTCGCGCGCTCGCCCGAGCCGGCCTCGAAATCGGTCGCATCGAGGACGTCACGCCCATCCCGCACGACGGGACGCGACCGCCGAAGAACAGCGGGTACTAG
- a CDS encoding DNA-directed RNA polymerase subunit N → MMVPVRCFSCGTVVGEHWEEFKARAESHEGDEDPADVLDDLGVDRHCCRRMLISHQDLVDVVSPYQ, encoded by the coding sequence ATGATGGTACCAGTCCGGTGTTTCAGTTGCGGTACGGTCGTCGGCGAACACTGGGAGGAGTTCAAGGCGCGAGCCGAGAGCCACGAGGGCGACGAGGATCCGGCCGACGTGCTGGACGACCTCGGCGTCGACCGGCACTGCTGTCGCCGGATGCTCATCTCCCACCAGGACCTCGTCGACGTGGTCTCCCCATACCAATGA
- a CDS encoding 30S ribosomal protein S13: MSSEEQEDVDEDIQYFVRIGQTDLDGTKSVERALAELDGVGRRVARVVADEAGVDRTATMGGLEDDAIESVTEAVDSFTEHAPEWLANRRDDFYTGENQHITGNDVELTRDQDINRMRMIRSYKGIRHERGQKVRGQRTKSTGRTEGTIGVNVEAIKEEQAAEEAEGGEE, translated from the coding sequence ATGAGTTCGGAAGAACAAGAAGACGTGGACGAGGACATTCAGTACTTCGTCCGCATCGGTCAGACAGACCTCGACGGTACCAAGTCCGTCGAGCGTGCTCTCGCGGAGCTCGACGGCGTGGGCCGTCGCGTCGCGCGTGTCGTCGCCGACGAAGCCGGCGTCGACCGAACCGCGACGATGGGCGGTCTCGAGGACGACGCCATCGAGAGCGTCACCGAGGCCGTCGACTCCTTCACGGAGCACGCTCCGGAGTGGCTGGCGAACCGCCGGGACGACTTCTACACCGGCGAGAACCAGCACATCACGGGCAACGACGTGGAGCTCACCCGCGACCAGGACATCAACCGCATGCGGATGATTCGTTCCTACAAGGGCATCCGTCACGAGCGCGGACAGAAGGTCCGCGGTCAGCGCACGAAGTCCACTGGTCGTACCGAGGGCACCATCGGCGTGAACGTCGAGGCGATCAAGGAAGAACAGGCAGCGGAAGAAGCAGAGGGGGGTGAGGAGTAA
- a CDS encoding 30S ribosomal protein S9, with product MVTNTSGKKKTAVARATVSDGEGRVRINSQPVELVDPEMARLKMLEPFRISGSDLRDGVDIDVDVAGGGFAGQADAVRTAIARGLVEHYGDAELRDAFREFDRSLLVNDVRQRESKKWGGPGARARYQKSYR from the coding sequence ATGGTAACCAACACGTCAGGCAAGAAGAAGACGGCTGTCGCTCGCGCCACCGTGAGCGACGGAGAGGGTCGCGTGCGAATCAACTCCCAGCCCGTCGAACTCGTCGATCCGGAGATGGCGCGCCTGAAGATGCTGGAGCCGTTCCGCATCTCGGGTAGCGATCTCCGCGACGGCGTCGACATCGACGTCGACGTCGCGGGTGGCGGGTTCGCCGGACAGGCGGACGCCGTCCGCACCGCCATCGCGCGCGGGCTCGTCGAGCACTACGGCGACGCCGAACTCCGGGACGCGTTCCGGGAGTTCGACCGTAGCCTCCTGGTGAACGACGTGCGCCAGCGCGAGTCCAAGAAGTGGGGCGGTCCCGGGGCACGCGCTCGCTACCAGAAGTCCTACCGCTGA
- the mvk gene encoding mevalonate kinase — protein MTTTSSAPGKVYLFGEHAVVYGEPAVPCAIERRAHVTVSERDDDRLRVSAGDLSIDGFTVEYSGATDDAPDVDVPAPIVEAAMGYVDEAVEQARDAANAPGAGFDVEIDSEIPLGAGLGSSAAVVVAGIDAATRELGVHIDARELADRAYQVEHEVQDGQASRADTFCSAMGGAVRVEGDDCTTIGAPDLPFVVGYDGTSHDTGELVAGVGALREEFGFAADTVSAIGDLVRRGEAALADGDVETLGRLMDVNHGLLSALGVSARTLDNMVWAARDGGAVGAKLTGAGGGGSIVALDDGDGAETALSLTPDCEEAFRAELAEEGVRAE, from the coding sequence ATGACGACGACTTCGAGCGCGCCGGGGAAGGTCTACCTCTTCGGCGAGCACGCCGTCGTGTACGGGGAGCCGGCGGTGCCGTGTGCCATCGAGCGTCGGGCACACGTCACGGTCTCCGAGCGCGACGATGACCGCCTCCGGGTGTCGGCCGGCGACCTCTCTATCGACGGATTCACCGTGGAGTACAGCGGTGCCACCGACGACGCGCCCGACGTCGACGTGCCCGCGCCGATCGTGGAGGCCGCGATGGGGTACGTGGACGAGGCCGTCGAGCAGGCCCGGGACGCCGCCAACGCGCCCGGTGCTGGCTTCGACGTGGAAATCGACAGCGAGATTCCGCTCGGAGCGGGTCTCGGTTCGTCGGCGGCCGTGGTGGTAGCCGGCATCGACGCCGCCACGAGAGAGCTCGGCGTCCACATCGACGCTCGCGAACTCGCCGACCGCGCGTACCAGGTCGAGCACGAGGTCCAGGACGGCCAGGCGTCCCGCGCCGACACGTTCTGCTCGGCGATGGGTGGCGCTGTCCGGGTGGAAGGCGACGACTGTACGACTATCGGCGCTCCGGACTTGCCGTTCGTCGTCGGCTACGACGGCACCAGCCACGACACCGGCGAACTCGTCGCGGGCGTCGGCGCGCTCCGCGAGGAGTTCGGCTTCGCCGCCGACACCGTCTCGGCCATCGGCGACCTCGTCCGGCGCGGCGAGGCGGCGCTCGCGGACGGCGACGTGGAGACGCTCGGCCGACTGATGGACGTCAATCACGGCCTGCTGTCCGCGCTCGGCGTCTCGGCCCGGACACTCGACAACATGGTGTGGGCCGCCCGGGACGGCGGCGCGGTCGGCGCGAAGCTCACGGGCGCGGGCGGCGGCGGCTCCATAGTCGCGCTCGACGACGGCGACGGTGCCGAGACTGCGCTGTCGCTGACGCCGGACTGCGAGGAGGCGTTCCGCGCCGAACTCGCCGAGGAGGGCGTACGCGCCGAATGA
- a CDS encoding 50S ribosomal protein L13 translates to MSLAEFDADVVVDARDCILGRVASNVAERALAGDSVAVVNAEDAVITGTEEDVFSTYRKRAELGSDRGPYYPKRPDGIFKRAIRGMLPYKQDDGREALDSVRVYVGNPTDDDGEVLDGTSLDRLSTIRFVTLGEVSEELGANITW, encoded by the coding sequence ATGAGCCTCGCAGAGTTCGACGCAGACGTAGTCGTGGACGCCCGCGACTGCATCCTGGGTCGCGTCGCGAGCAACGTCGCCGAGCGCGCGCTCGCCGGCGACTCGGTCGCCGTGGTGAACGCGGAGGACGCGGTCATCACCGGAACGGAAGAGGACGTCTTCTCCACGTACCGGAAGCGCGCCGAGCTGGGGTCCGACCGGGGTCCGTACTACCCGAAGCGCCCCGACGGCATCTTCAAGCGTGCCATCCGCGGCATGCTGCCGTACAAGCAGGACGACGGCCGCGAGGCGCTGGACAGCGTCCGCGTCTACGTGGGTAACCCGACAGACGACGACGGCGAAGTGCTCGACGGCACCTCGCTCGACCGGCTGTCGACCATCCGCTTCGTCACCCTCGGCGAAGTGTCCGAAGAACTGGGGGCGAACATCACATGGTAA
- the eno gene encoding phosphopyruvate hydratase: MTRIEAVRYRPVLDSRGNKTVEAEVTTDSGGFGRAAAPSGASTGEHEAVELPVEEAIAAGREHVAPRLEGREFAGDQRGVDSALHAADGTEDFSEIGANAAVATSMAAAKAAADVLGVNTYQHLGGAFRGRNFPTPLGNVLGGGAHAEDATAIQEFLVAPTGAPSVRQAVFANAAVHARVKEILEEDGVPAAKGDEGAWAPSVDDATAFDVVAEAADDVADEFGFDVQLGLDMAAAECYDGDEYAYGDDRRSTEEQIEYVAGLVAEYDLAYVEDPLDENDFEAFAELTDRVGDETLVCGDDLFVTNTERLQRGIDEGSANSILVKPNQIGTLSDAFDAIELATRNGYDAVVSHRSGETEDATIAHLAVATDAPFIKTGAVGGERTAKLNELIRIADEA, encoded by the coding sequence ATGACGCGCATCGAGGCCGTCCGGTATCGTCCGGTCCTCGACTCCCGCGGCAACAAGACCGTGGAGGCCGAGGTGACGACGGACAGCGGCGGGTTCGGTCGTGCGGCAGCGCCTTCCGGGGCGAGCACGGGCGAACACGAGGCAGTCGAGCTCCCGGTCGAGGAGGCCATCGCGGCCGGCCGAGAGCACGTCGCGCCCCGATTGGAGGGACGCGAGTTCGCGGGCGACCAGCGCGGCGTCGATTCGGCGCTGCACGCGGCCGACGGCACGGAGGACTTCTCCGAGATCGGCGCGAACGCCGCCGTCGCGACGAGTATGGCGGCGGCGAAGGCCGCCGCGGACGTCCTCGGTGTCAACACTTACCAGCACCTCGGCGGCGCGTTCCGCGGCCGGAACTTCCCGACTCCGCTCGGGAACGTCCTCGGCGGCGGCGCGCACGCCGAAGACGCGACCGCCATCCAGGAGTTCCTCGTCGCGCCGACTGGCGCGCCGAGCGTGCGACAGGCCGTGTTCGCGAACGCGGCCGTCCACGCTCGCGTGAAGGAAATCCTCGAGGAAGACGGCGTCCCGGCGGCGAAGGGCGACGAGGGCGCGTGGGCTCCCTCGGTCGACGACGCCACCGCGTTCGACGTGGTGGCCGAGGCTGCCGACGACGTCGCCGACGAGTTCGGGTTCGACGTGCAGTTGGGCCTGGACATGGCGGCTGCCGAGTGCTACGACGGAGACGAGTACGCCTACGGCGACGACCGCCGCTCCACCGAGGAGCAGATCGAGTACGTCGCCGGGCTGGTTGCCGAGTACGACCTCGCGTACGTCGAGGACCCGCTCGACGAGAACGACTTCGAGGCGTTCGCGGAGCTGACCGACCGCGTGGGCGACGAGACGCTCGTCTGCGGCGACGACCTGTTCGTGACGAACACGGAGCGCCTGCAGCGCGGCATCGACGAGGGTTCGGCCAACAGCATCCTCGTGAAACCCAACCAGATCGGGACGCTCTCGGACGCCTTCGACGCCATCGAACTCGCCACCCGGAACGGGTACGACGCAGTCGTCTCCCACCGGAGCGGCGAGACCGAGGACGCGACCATCGCACACCTCGCCGTGGCGACCGACGCGCCGTTCATCAAGACGGGCGCGGTCGGCGGCGAGCGAACCGCCAAGCTGAACGAACTCATCCGCATCGCGGACGAAGCATGA
- a CDS encoding 50S ribosomal protein L18e yields the protein MSKTSPRLSSLIAELKSVARDSGADIWHDVADRLEKPRSTHAEVNLSRIERYANEDETVVVPGKVLGSGALRKSVTVAAVDFSSSAETKIQHADGDAVHLEQAVEQNPEGSDVRVIR from the coding sequence ATGAGCAAGACAAGTCCGAGACTCAGCAGTCTCATCGCCGAACTGAAGTCCGTCGCCCGGGATTCGGGCGCGGACATCTGGCACGACGTGGCCGACCGGCTGGAGAAGCCGCGGTCCACGCACGCCGAGGTGAACCTGAGTCGTATCGAACGGTACGCGAACGAGGACGAGACGGTCGTCGTCCCCGGGAAGGTCCTGGGGTCCGGCGCGCTGCGGAAGTCCGTCACCGTGGCTGCTGTGGATTTCTCCAGCAGCGCGGAGACGAAGATTCAGCACGCCGACGGTGACGCCGTCCACCTGGAACAGGCAGTCGAACAGAACCCAGAGGGTAGCGACGTGCGGGTGATCCGATGA
- a CDS encoding DNA-directed RNA polymerase subunit K, which produces MSGTQHFSRYEKARIIGARALQVAYGAPVLVDTDQTEPILIAAEEYDADALPFTVRREN; this is translated from the coding sequence ATGAGCGGGACACAGCACTTCAGTCGATACGAGAAGGCCCGCATCATCGGCGCGCGAGCGCTGCAGGTGGCGTACGGAGCGCCCGTCCTGGTCGACACCGACCAGACGGAGCCGATCCTCATCGCGGCCGAGGAGTACGACGCGGACGCGCTCCCGTTCACCGTCCGGAGGGAGAACTGA
- a CDS encoding Mrp/NBP35 family ATP-binding protein, with amino-acid sequence MNEDDVLDLLEAVEDPALGDDIVSLGLVNDLDVDGDTVTISLALGAPYSPNENDIAARVREVLEGEGLEPDLTAAIPDRAEAEVLPGVKNVVAVASGKGGVGKSTVAVNLAAGLADRGARVGLFDADIYGPNVPRMVDADDHPQATESETIVPPEKFGMKLMSMAFMVGEDDPVIWRGPMVHKVLTQLIEDVEWGHLDYLVVDLPPGTGDTQLTLLQTLPLTGSVVVTTPEDVAVDDARKGLRMFGRHDTTVLGVVENMSTFVCPDCGGTHDIFGAGGGQDFADANDLPFLGSIPLDPSVRQGGDQGAPVVLDDDNDTGESFREFAAETADMLGFVQRQGVGE; translated from the coding sequence ATGAACGAAGACGACGTGCTGGACCTCCTCGAAGCCGTCGAGGACCCCGCCCTGGGCGACGACATCGTCTCGCTCGGTCTCGTCAACGACCTCGACGTCGACGGCGACACCGTCACCATCTCGCTCGCGCTCGGCGCGCCCTACTCCCCCAACGAAAACGACATCGCCGCACGCGTACGCGAAGTACTTGAGGGTGAAGGGCTGGAGCCCGACCTCACCGCCGCTATCCCCGACCGTGCCGAAGCGGAAGTCCTGCCCGGCGTCAAGAACGTCGTCGCTGTCGCCTCCGGCAAAGGTGGTGTCGGCAAGTCCACGGTCGCAGTCAACCTCGCCGCTGGCCTCGCAGACCGCGGTGCCCGCGTCGGCCTCTTTGACGCCGACATCTACGGCCCCAACGTCCCCCGCATGGTCGACGCCGACGACCACCCGCAAGCAACCGAGAGCGAGACCATCGTCCCGCCAGAGAAGTTCGGAATGAAGCTCATGAGCATGGCGTTCATGGTCGGCGAAGACGACCCCGTCATCTGGCGCGGCCCTATGGTCCACAAGGTGCTCACCCAACTCATCGAGGACGTCGAGTGGGGCCACCTCGACTACCTCGTCGTCGACCTCCCACCGGGCACCGGCGACACCCAACTCACCCTCCTCCAGACCCTCCCACTCACCGGCTCCGTCGTCGTCACCACCCCCGAAGACGTCGCCGTCGACGACGCCCGCAAGGGCCTCCGCATGTTCGGCCGCCACGACACCACGGTGCTCGGCGTCGTCGAGAACATGTCGACGTTCGTCTGCCCGGACTGCGGCGGCACCCACGACATCTTCGGTGCCGGCGGCGGTCAGGACTTCGCCGACGCCAACGACCTCCCGTTCCTCGGTTCCATCCCCCTCGACCCGAGCGTCCGTCAGGGCGGCGACCAGGGCGCTCCCGTCGTCCTCGATGACGACAACGACACCGGAGAATCGTTCCGCGAGTTCGCCGCCGAAACCGCGGACATGCTCGGCTTCGTCCAGCGACAGGGGGTCGGCGAATGA